A DNA window from Gasterosteus aculeatus chromosome 16, fGasAcu3.hap1.1, whole genome shotgun sequence contains the following coding sequences:
- the dap1b gene encoding death-associated protein-like 1 homolog produces MVQQLPKPAAREAPLLKAGHPPAVKAGGKRVAKKNMEESGAHVTPEKETKRPDKIRSVATSSRMQQVGILLSGTLDKLSHDFPETPVSVWHSKLRPAVEKTHSPRTFSIQQPRKLC; encoded by the exons ATGGTGCAGCAACTCCCCAAACCAGCAGCCAGGGAGGCTCCTCTGCTGAAGGCCGGTCATCCTCCCGCAG TGAAAGCTGGAGGTAAACGGGTCGCCAAGAAAAACATGGAAGAGAGTGGCGCCCATGTGACTCCAGAGAAGGAGACCAAGCGGCCGGATAAAATAAG GTCCGTCGCCACCTCCAGCAGGATGCAACAAGTTGGAATTCTGCTGTCCGGAACGCTCGACAAG CTGAGCCACGACTTCCCCGAGACGCCAGTCAGCGTTTGGCACAGCAAGTTGCGCCCTGCGGTGGAGAAGACCCACTCCCCCCGGACCTTCTCCATCCAGCAGCCGCGGAAGTTGTGTTGA